In the genome of Maribacter forsetii DSM 18668, the window GATTATAGAGATGCATGATTTTTGAACATTTATTATTCGTTTGATTTTGCTTGCCTTATTTAAAAGAGGTGTTCATTATTAATGATATAATGGTTAATTCACATCGAATGAAAAAATGCAATTTATTTTAATTCCTGCAGTATGAAATTACCGTATTGCAGATTTTCATTTCATAAAATCTACATTTTTAATATTTGTAGAACTAAAAAATAGTGGCCAAAACTTCTAGTAATAGAAAGACCTGAACAAATGATTAAAAAAATTATAATAATACCATTTCTCTTATTGCTTATGTTCTGCATGTCTTGTAATAATGATGCAGAACAGCAATCGTCTATTTATTTAATTCAAGGTAAAAATGCTACAGATGTAGAGATTTCTACAATTAGGGACTTAAAAACAGACCTTAAAAAGGTATTGGAAGAAGAAATCCAGATAGTAAAAGAGGGAACTATAATACCTGAAAATACAGTTGTTTTTGTGTTAGGAACACTAGACTCAAATACGATACTTACAGAATTGATAACCAAGAATAGTTTGGAATTGTCTAACATAAATCCCGGTCCACGTGGTGGTATTTGGTCTAAGAAAACATATGCCAATAATACAGAGGTTATTGTATTGGCTGGTTCAGATGTTCAAGGGCTACAATATGCGGTTTATGATTACAGCAAAGAAGTTTTAGGAGTTGACCCATTGGAGTATTGGACGGGGAAACTACCGAGCAAAAAGACTTTGGTCGATGTTTTCAATTTCACCCCAAAAACCATTGCACCACCAAAGGTGCCGATCTTGGCTTATTTTGAAAATGATGTCGATGAACTAGCCAATTATAGAGGTAAGCTTTTAGAGTACGATTGGGAAAGTTATACTGAGATGATCAATTCTTTGGTACGCCTACGTTATAACGCCATCCAATTTTTTGATATGCTAGGTAGACCAGAATTTTATGTAAGACCTGAGTATAAAAAATTGAACCCTAATTACCAGATCGATATTGAATATTTGGACAAAATGATCGACTACGCCAAATCAAAAGGAATGAAAATTCAAGTAGATTTTGAGTTAGGTTATCAAATACATCCTATGGATGAGAACAAGGCAGATTGTTGGTCTAAATATAAAGAAGATTGGCTCACTGCCTGGAAATATTATTTAGAAGAAACGCCATTACGTAAGACCGATATTTTTGTTCTGAGACCTAGAAATCAAGTTTGGGATTGGGAATATAAAAGCTCTTGTGGAGAAAGTAAAATTGAAGTTTTCAATGAAGTTTATAAAGAGTTTGGTCTCTTGGTCGATAAATATAACGAAGATGCTATAAAAGTAGCCATTTGTTATAGTGACGGTATGGAGATGTTTAATGAGGGCTTTAACCCGCCAAAAGATTGGACAGTAGTATGGTCTGATCATGGTTTTGGCACTTTTGATCATGAATTAAAAGATACCAAAGGCTATGAATTTGGTACTTACATGCATGCAGGTTATTGGTTGAATCATACCGTACATAATCCATATCCTGAAAAGGTAGAGTCGGTTATGAAAGATATGTTTCAGCAATACG includes:
- a CDS encoding glycosyl hydrolase 115 family protein, translated to MIKKIIIIPFLLLLMFCMSCNNDAEQQSSIYLIQGKNATDVEISTIRDLKTDLKKVLEEEIQIVKEGTIIPENTVVFVLGTLDSNTILTELITKNSLELSNINPGPRGGIWSKKTYANNTEVIVLAGSDVQGLQYAVYDYSKEVLGVDPLEYWTGKLPSKKTLVDVFNFTPKTIAPPKVPILAYFENDVDELANYRGKLLEYDWESYTEMINSLVRLRYNAIQFFDMLGRPEFYVRPEYKKLNPNYQIDIEYLDKMIDYAKSKGMKIQVDFELGYQIHPMDENKADCWSKYKEDWLTAWKYYLEETPLRKTDIFVLRPRNQVWDWEYKSSCGESKIEVFNEVYKEFGLLVDKYNEDAIKVAICYSDGMEMFNEGFNPPKDWTVVWSDHGFGTFDHELKDTKGYEFGTYMHAGYWLNHTVHNPYPEKVESVMKDMFQQYGADKYCLVNGQNFRPFLLNLEAYSQVCYSPKDFNADNFYTTWTQRYFSTEASKHAVSSMKLLHEAQEGRKGYVEHLWEIREAVSYLSNAPIVRPGKSPIPYDYNRVIGDIENTKKVKEVLKKSLSEAQLGYDKMNGDANFYQSYILLPAQLYSDLIAFETELHKMSLLKKQYETTKDKKYLNEAIALLPTAKSKLKIVFDRRSSGDIDTKWKNWYAIANRRQNNGFPTYDMLAAIEANLTKMTL